A genomic window from bacterium includes:
- a CDS encoding tetratricopeptide repeat protein — MICPNCHTENDISHKFCKECGYAFKNTISHVHLINADLLEKEGDFNKAIEEYQKALSADESNIKIRSHLAELYEQYNMVDKAIEQYVILKEHNPLYADVHYKLGTLYYRTNKTNDAIREYRAAISINPQYKSAHYQLGIVLYHLGKLEEAVYHFKEVLRISPDYLLAHYQLGVTYERMQKDEEAIQEFQKVVRGTPEDAAAHYHLGVAFYNKNMIKNAIHEFTIAVKLNPKDFASKRNLDLLKSMTSYETT; from the coding sequence ATGATTTGTCCAAACTGCCATACGGAAAACGATATAAGCCATAAATTTTGCAAGGAATGCGGGTATGCTTTTAAAAACACAATATCTCACGTCCACTTGATAAACGCTGATTTGCTGGAAAAAGAAGGCGATTTTAACAAGGCGATTGAGGAATATCAAAAAGCGCTAAGTGCAGATGAGTCTAATATAAAAATACGGAGCCATTTAGCCGAATTATATGAACAATACAACATGGTGGACAAGGCAATAGAACAATATGTTATTCTTAAAGAGCACAATCCTTTATACGCCGATGTCCATTATAAGCTTGGAACACTTTATTACAGGACTAATAAAACGAACGACGCGATCAGGGAATACAGGGCCGCGATTTCCATTAATCCCCAGTACAAATCCGCTCATTACCAATTGGGAATAGTCCTGTATCATTTAGGAAAATTGGAAGAAGCAGTTTACCATTTTAAAGAGGTCCTGAGGATTTCTCCTGACTATCTCTTAGCTCATTACCAGCTTGGGGTTACCTATGAAAGGATGCAAAAAGACGAAGAAGCAATCCAGGAATTCCAAAAAGTCGTGCGCGGGACACCTGAGGACGCGGCCGCTCATTATCACCTGGGTGTTGCGTTTTATAACAAAAATATGATTAAAAATGCTATACATGAGTTTACGATTGCTGTAAAACTTAACCCAAAGGATTTCGCTTCCAAAAGGAACCTCGACTTGCTTAAATCAATGACCAGTTATGAAACAACTTAA
- a CDS encoding 4Fe-4S dicluster domain-containing protein codes for MKTLAQEIESRTGINVFNCYQCGKCSAGCVFSYLMDTPPHLLMRYIQLDMREKALSSNTFFGCGACVTCSFRCPREIDVLRVINTVKSIAMEGKILPRNKSLEDVRIFDKIFLDNIVRNERADEFSLGLSFNLKSGKLLKDVSLLPVLSEKDKFAVKEKAASRNIKKVVNKLK; via the coding sequence TTGAAGACATTGGCCCAGGAAATAGAATCGCGTACAGGAATAAATGTGTTCAATTGTTACCAGTGCGGAAAATGTTCCGCGGGGTGTGTTTTTTCCTACCTGATGGATACGCCCCCGCACCTTTTAATGAGGTACATACAACTGGACATGAGAGAAAAAGCGCTTTCTTCCAACACCTTCTTTGGCTGCGGGGCCTGTGTCACGTGTTCTTTCCGCTGTCCGAGGGAAATAGATGTTTTGAGGGTAATAAATACAGTGAAAAGCATCGCTATGGAAGGAAAAATTTTGCCGCGCAATAAAAGCCTGGAAGATGTCCGTATTTTTGATAAAATATTTTTGGATAACATCGTAAGAAATGAACGGGCGGATGAATTTTCATTAGGGTTAAGTTTCAACCTGAAAAGCGGGAAGTTGCTAAAAGATGTTTCCCTCCTGCCGGTTTTATCCGAAAAAGATAAATTTGCAGTAAAAGAAAAAGCGGCTTCGAGGAATATTAAAAAGGTAGTTAATAAGCTGAAATAA
- a CDS encoding CoB--CoM heterodisulfide reductase iron-sulfur subunit B family protein, with protein sequence MKKTIMDYSYYPGCSLKSSAKDYEKAVKRASDLLGIRLFELSDWACCGASVSHVPEESLSLALPSITMAEAEKYSRDIVTACAACFNRLKSTRILLEKYPEKKKETEKLIEKSLPEKTRIRHFLEVLSEDVEDLDTRIKKTFSGLKTACYYGCLLTRPAGMIADERSEDPQMMDNLMKKLGADTVMWPYKTECCGTSFGLSKPEVVLKLSGKILKSAKKTGADCIVAACPLCHANLDLRQAQIEKYNKEKFDIPVFYFPELVVLALGDDYKNLELDKHVVNPMPLLRRKGLI encoded by the coding sequence ATGAAAAAAACAATAATGGATTATAGTTATTATCCCGGCTGTTCGCTTAAAAGCAGCGCGAAAGACTATGAAAAGGCCGTGAAACGGGCAAGCGATCTGCTCGGCATAAGGCTTTTTGAACTCTCTGACTGGGCCTGCTGCGGCGCGAGTGTGTCCCATGTCCCGGAAGAATCTTTAAGTTTGGCCCTGCCGTCCATTACGATGGCGGAGGCTGAGAAATACTCCCGTGATATCGTAACCGCCTGCGCCGCTTGCTTTAACAGATTAAAGTCCACGCGCATTTTACTGGAGAAGTACCCTGAGAAAAAAAAAGAAACTGAAAAACTAATAGAAAAAAGCCTCCCGGAGAAAACCAGGATAAGACATTTTTTAGAAGTGTTATCGGAAGACGTTGAAGACCTGGACACCAGGATTAAAAAAACATTTAGTGGCTTAAAAACGGCGTGTTATTACGGCTGCCTGCTTACAAGACCCGCGGGCATGATCGCGGACGAGAGGAGTGAAGACCCTCAAATGATGGATAACCTGATGAAAAAATTGGGGGCGGATACCGTTATGTGGCCGTATAAAACCGAATGCTGCGGGACGAGCTTCGGCTTGTCAAAGCCTGAGGTTGTATTAAAACTGTCGGGGAAAATCCTTAAATCGGCAAAAAAAACAGGGGCTGATTGTATCGTGGCCGCCTGTCCCTTATGTCACGCAAACCTTGACCTGCGCCAGGCCCAGATAGAAAAATATAATAAGGAAAAGTTTGATATCCCTGTATTTTATTTTCCTGAACTGGTCGTTCTGGCATTAGGCGACGATTATAAAAATTTGGAGCTGGATAAGCATGTGGTTAATCCAATGCCGCTGCTTAGAAGAAAAGGTTTGATCTGA
- a CDS encoding CoB--CoM heterodisulfide reductase iron-sulfur subunit A family protein, translating to MRIGVFICHCGTNILSVVDVIKIAESISNYPGVVIAREYKYMCSEPGQNLIKNAIKCYNLDRIVVAACTPKLHENTFRRCVDEMGLNPYMFEMANIREQCSWVHSDNPELATRKSEDLIKMAIERVRFAKELTCSKVTIERRALVIGGGVAGIQSALDIANAGYPVTLVERTPSIGGRMAQLDKTFPTLDCSACILTPKMVEANRHPLIKIYTYSQVEEVSGFVGGYEVTIRQKARSVEMKKCTGCGICQTKCPVKVDSEFDEGLSKRRAIYMPFPQAVPNVPVIDRGHCRYFLEKKCGVCKKVCPSDAVNYEQEDIIIREKFGSIIIATGFDLFDYSKYGEYGYGKYKNVITSIQFERMVNSAGPTGGRIVRPSDGKEPEKVAFIQCVGSRDDRIGKPYCSKVCCMYTAKHAMLLKEHVPGSEAYVFYIDIRASGKNYEEFVHRVQENYRVKYIRGRVSKIFEEGDKLIVRAYDTISNLPIEMDFGMVVLAVGVVPRRDSEQFARTLNISLDNSGFVGELHPKLAPVEKNTPGIFLSGSCQYPRDIPESVAMAGAAAVKSLSLFAKEFLTSEPMIAEVNASICTGCLNCKNICPYQAIIAEEVRDLDGKTRLVAKVNETICRGCGSCVATCPSQCINLKGFSNEQILAAIEAL from the coding sequence ATGCGAATCGGAGTTTTTATCTGCCATTGCGGCACCAATATTTTGAGCGTAGTGGATGTTATCAAGATCGCGGAAAGTATATCCAATTACCCGGGAGTGGTAATAGCCAGGGAATATAAATATATGTGTTCGGAGCCGGGCCAGAACCTTATAAAAAACGCGATTAAGTGTTATAATCTGGACCGTATCGTTGTCGCGGCGTGCACGCCCAAACTGCATGAAAATACCTTCCGCAGGTGCGTGGATGAAATGGGCCTGAACCCGTACATGTTTGAAATGGCCAATATACGCGAGCAGTGTTCATGGGTGCATTCCGATAATCCCGAACTTGCGACGCGGAAATCCGAAGATCTTATAAAAATGGCCATTGAAAGGGTGCGGTTCGCGAAAGAACTCACCTGCTCGAAAGTGACTATTGAACGCAGGGCGCTTGTTATCGGCGGGGGGGTCGCGGGTATCCAGTCGGCGCTCGACATTGCTAACGCGGGATATCCCGTGACACTGGTTGAACGGACACCGTCAATAGGCGGCCGCATGGCCCAGCTTGATAAAACGTTCCCCACTCTTGATTGTTCCGCCTGCATCCTTACCCCGAAAATGGTGGAAGCCAACAGACATCCATTAATAAAGATTTACACATACAGCCAGGTTGAAGAAGTCAGCGGGTTTGTCGGGGGATACGAGGTTACAATCAGGCAAAAGGCAAGATCTGTGGAGATGAAAAAATGTACCGGCTGCGGTATATGCCAGACGAAGTGTCCTGTAAAAGTCGACAGTGAATTCGACGAGGGCCTTTCAAAACGCCGCGCGATTTATATGCCCTTCCCGCAGGCAGTGCCTAATGTCCCGGTTATTGACCGTGGGCATTGCAGGTATTTTTTGGAAAAAAAATGCGGTGTTTGTAAAAAAGTATGTCCCTCGGACGCTGTAAATTATGAACAGGAAGATATTATTATCAGGGAAAAATTCGGGAGTATCATAATAGCGACGGGTTTTGACCTTTTTGATTACAGCAAGTACGGTGAATACGGTTATGGAAAATATAAAAATGTGATTACGTCCATCCAGTTTGAAAGGATGGTTAATTCCGCGGGGCCGACCGGTGGCCGTATAGTCCGCCCCTCCGACGGCAAGGAACCGGAAAAAGTTGCGTTTATACAATGTGTTGGTTCCAGGGACGACAGGATAGGGAAGCCTTATTGTTCAAAGGTTTGCTGCATGTACACGGCCAAACACGCTATGCTGTTGAAAGAACATGTCCCCGGGTCGGAGGCATATGTTTTCTATATTGACATAAGGGCCAGCGGCAAGAATTACGAGGAATTCGTTCACAGGGTGCAGGAAAATTACCGCGTAAAGTATATAAGGGGCAGGGTATCTAAGATATTTGAAGAAGGGGATAAATTAATTGTAAGGGCATACGACACGATTTCCAATTTACCCATTGAAATGGATTTCGGTATGGTGGTCCTTGCCGTGGGTGTTGTTCCCCGCAGGGATTCGGAGCAGTTTGCTCGAACACTGAATATTTCCCTGGATAACAGCGGGTTCGTGGGTGAACTGCATCCCAAACTCGCGCCTGTGGAAAAAAACACGCCCGGGATATTTTTAAGCGGAAGCTGCCAGTACCCGCGGGACATCCCTGAATCCGTGGCCATGGCGGGGGCGGCCGCCGTGAAGTCCCTTTCGCTTTTCGCGAAGGAATTTTTAACCTCCGAACCCATGATCGCCGAGGTGAACGCATCCATCTGCACCGGGTGTTTAAATTGCAAAAATATATGTCCTTACCAGGCTATAATTGCGGAGGAGGTTAGAGACCTGGATGGAAAGACACGCCTGGTCGCGAAAGTGAATGAGACGATCTGCAGGGGATGCGGCAGTTGCGTGGCTACCTGCCCGTCGCAGTGCATTAATTTAAAAGGTTTTTCAAACGAGCAGATTCTCGCGGCGATTGAGGCGCTGTGA
- a CDS encoding DNA methyltransferase: MPDSLIEVLPKIVSEGKKEVELILERISNGSRITLQTNEYVLPSKETSGLFRGAVKDEIKQSWQNRLIYGDNLLVMQALLADDEAQGLPSMRGKIDLIYIDPPFDSKADYRTKITLPSGNIEQKPTVIEQFAYSDTWKDGTVSYLKMMYSRLVLMRELLADTGSIYVHLDWHVGHYVKVIMDEIFGKENFLNNVVWCYKTRQFSKNYWNRKHDDILIYKKGLEWIFNYKEVLESYSEETIKKYKNKDEKGYYRLCGRGIKGSPIQSAKDVDPKWEKEHPELVVRNYLSEGYAPSDYWLIDIENQASKERTDFDTQKPIELLERIISASSNTDSVIADFFAGSGTTGAVAESLGRRWIMSDIGKPACMIMRKRLIDQDSKPFLYQSIGDYQKEQFEKSEFRRISDLAHVVLNLYGAMPFNLQDSPQGNLGYLKEGRTLVFVDSPSKLTGLNTLKKAQTLRGSFMGGWEKIVVLGWNFVTDIGQAIINLNDPKLEVLVIPPDLLDRLKTKSSYDKLIKTGKVRFSSLQYLSIKPVKREEKDSENEELTVELSNYVLLSPDAMPLSEEDREKVQNIIKDDPLSLIEYWSIDPDYDGEVFRSKWQDYRGNVESDNDAYNVVRKTALTLPKKANRKICVKAVDVFGFESAVVEEVK; this comes from the coding sequence ATGCCTGATTCATTGATAGAAGTTTTGCCGAAGATTGTATCCGAAGGGAAAAAGGAAGTTGAGCTGATTCTGGAAAGAATTTCAAATGGCTCAAGGATAACTTTGCAGACGAACGAATACGTTTTGCCGTCCAAAGAAACTTCAGGGCTTTTCAGGGGTGCTGTAAAAGATGAGATAAAACAAAGTTGGCAGAACCGCTTGATTTATGGCGACAATTTGCTTGTTATGCAAGCGTTATTAGCAGACGATGAGGCGCAGGGACTGCCTTCAATGCGCGGAAAAATTGACCTTATCTATATTGACCCGCCTTTTGATTCAAAGGCGGATTACCGCACAAAAATCACGCTTCCTTCAGGGAATATCGAACAGAAACCCACTGTTATTGAGCAGTTCGCTTATTCGGACACATGGAAGGACGGGACGGTATCTTATTTAAAAATGATGTATTCGCGTCTGGTTTTAATGCGTGAACTGCTTGCTGACACAGGGTCGATTTATGTGCATTTGGATTGGCACGTGGGACATTATGTAAAAGTTATTATGGATGAAATATTTGGGAAGGAGAATTTTCTGAATAATGTTGTATGGTGCTATAAAACAAGGCAATTTTCAAAAAATTATTGGAATAGAAAACATGATGATATTTTAATTTATAAAAAAGGCTTAGAATGGATTTTTAATTATAAAGAAGTATTAGAGTCATATTCAGAGGAAACAATTAAAAAATACAAAAATAAAGATGAAAAGGGTTATTATAGGCTTTGTGGCAGAGGTATAAAAGGAAGCCCAATTCAGTCAGCTAAAGATGTAGATCCTAAATGGGAAAAAGAACATCCGGAATTAGTTGTAAGAAACTACTTATCAGAAGGATATGCTCCTTCTGATTATTGGTTAATTGATATTGAGAATCAAGCATCAAAAGAGAGAACCGATTTTGATACACAAAAACCTATAGAATTACTTGAACGTATTATTAGCGCTTCATCTAATACAGATTCTGTTATTGCCGATTTTTTTGCCGGTTCCGGCACAACCGGCGCGGTTGCGGAAAGTTTGGGGCGCAGATGGATAATGTCTGACATTGGCAAACCTGCATGCATGATTATGCGAAAACGCCTCATCGACCAGGATTCAAAACCGTTTTTATATCAATCTATCGGCGATTACCAGAAAGAGCAATTTGAAAAGAGCGAATTCAGGAGAATAAGTGATCTGGCACATGTTGTTCTAAACCTTTACGGCGCGATGCCTTTTAATCTGCAGGACAGCCCGCAGGGAAATCTGGGATACCTCAAAGAGGGAAGGACTCTGGTTTTTGTTGATTCACCTTCAAAATTAACTGGCCTTAACACCCTCAAAAAAGCCCAAACACTGCGGGGCAGTTTTATGGGCGGCTGGGAAAAGATAGTGGTGCTTGGCTGGAATTTTGTGACTGATATTGGCCAGGCAATTATAAATTTAAACGACCCAAAACTTGAGGTGCTGGTTATTCCTCCTGATTTGCTGGACAGGTTAAAGACAAAATCCTCTTATGATAAATTGATTAAAACCGGAAAAGTCAGGTTCTCATCTCTTCAGTATCTTTCAATAAAACCGGTAAAACGCGAAGAAAAGGACAGCGAAAACGAAGAATTAACGGTTGAATTATCCAACTATGTGCTTCTCTCGCCCGACGCAATGCCTTTGTCGGAAGAGGACAGGGAAAAAGTCCAGAACATAATTAAGGATGACCCGTTGTCTTTGATAGAATACTGGAGCATAGACCCTGATTATGACGGAGAGGTTTTCAGGAGCAAATGGCAGGATTACAGGGGCAATGTCGAAAGCGATAATGACGCTTATAATGTTGTCAGGAAAACCGCATTAACCTTGCCGAAAAAAGCAAACCGCAAAATCTGCGTCAAGGCGGTTGACGTGTTTGGATTCGAAAGCGCGGTGGTGGAGGAGGTAAAATAA
- a CDS encoding DUF3800 domain-containing protein — translation MKYYFFLDETGDHGLSYIDKNFPIFLLCGCLFSEDSLRQTENTLNDFKRKYFNTIEVIMHSREIRKCEGAFQILFDLNLKEKFYNDLNNILDKADFKIIGAVVNKEEHIKKYGAGAKDPYALSLSFIIERLIFCVDLMDKNASVDIQVEERGRKEDDMLLAHYNTIKDRGTFYVSTERMIHRLKSFKFFNKRENVLGLQVADLCAYPLARYVLNPRAPYIPFDVIKSKIYCNSKGEFEGWGLKQFP, via the coding sequence GTGAAATATTATTTCTTCCTTGACGAGACAGGGGACCATGGATTGTCCTATATTGACAAGAATTTTCCGATATTTTTATTATGCGGATGTTTATTCAGCGAAGATTCCCTGCGCCAGACGGAAAACACGTTGAATGATTTTAAACGCAAGTACTTTAATACAATAGAAGTAATTATGCATTCGCGCGAGATAAGAAAATGCGAAGGAGCGTTTCAGATACTATTTGATTTGAACTTAAAAGAAAAATTTTACAATGACCTAAATAACATACTTGATAAGGCTGATTTCAAGATAATCGGCGCGGTTGTCAATAAGGAAGAACACATCAAGAAATATGGCGCAGGGGCTAAAGATCCGTATGCCCTTTCGTTGTCATTTATTATCGAAAGGCTGATTTTTTGTGTAGACTTGATGGATAAAAACGCATCGGTGGATATCCAGGTTGAAGAAAGGGGCCGCAAGGAAGACGATATGTTATTGGCCCATTATAATACTATCAAGGATAGAGGGACATTTTATGTGTCAACTGAACGTATGATTCATCGGCTAAAGAGTTTTAAGTTTTTTAACAAGAGAGAAAATGTGCTTGGGTTGCAGGTGGCTGATTTATGCGCGTATCCTTTGGCTCGGTATGTGTTAAATCCGAGGGCTCCATACATTCCGTTTGACGTTATTAAAAGTAAAATTTATTGTAATTCCAAAGGAGAATTTGAAGGGTGGGGATTGAAGCAATTTCCATAA